From the genome of Staphylococcus haemolyticus, one region includes:
- a CDS encoding helix-turn-helix transcriptional regulator: MNKVKVYRGVKKISQLELARLVGVSRQTINMIENNKYNPSLKLCINIAKTLGVTLNDLFWEVEND; the protein is encoded by the coding sequence ATGAATAAAGTTAAAGTTTATCGTGGTGTAAAGAAGATTTCGCAATTAGAACTTGCACGATTAGTTGGAGTATCACGTCAAACCATTAACATGATAGAGAATAATAAATATAATCCGTCATTAAAATTATGTATTAATATAGCTAAGACGCTAGGTGTTACTTTGAATGATTTATTCTGGGAGGTAGAGAATGACTAA
- a CDS encoding YnfA family protein: protein MLYSIFIFLLAGLCEIGGGYLIWLWLREGQSSWLGFIGGVILMMYGVIATFQSFPTFGRVYAAYGGVFIVMSLIWAYIVDKQAPDKYDLIGACICIIGVCVMILPSRT from the coding sequence ATGCTTTATTCAATCTTTATCTTTTTATTAGCAGGTCTCTGTGAAATTGGTGGTGGCTATCTAATTTGGTTGTGGTTAAGGGAAGGACAATCAAGTTGGTTGGGATTTATAGGTGGCGTCATATTAATGATGTATGGTGTCATTGCAACATTCCAGTCGTTTCCAACTTTCGGTCGTGTTTATGCTGCTTATGGTGGCGTGTTTATTGTAATGAGCTTAATTTGGGCATATATTGTCGATAAACAAGCACCTGATAAGTACGATTTAATTGGAGCATGCATATGTATTATTGGTGTATGCGTTATGATATTACCGAGCAGAACCTGA
- the fni gene encoding type 2 isopentenyl-diphosphate Delta-isomerase, whose product MSDFQREQRKNEHVEIAMAQSDAPQSDFDRVRFVHHSIPNINVDEVDLTSRTTDFDMTYPIYINAMTGGSEWTKQINAKLAVVARETGLAMAVGSTHAALRNPKMAESFSIARQTNPEGIIFSNVGADVPVDKAVEAVSLLDAQALQIHVNAPQELVMPEGNREFSTWLDNVAAIVQRVDVPVIIKEVGFGMSKELYKDLIDVGVTYVDVSGKGGTNFVTIENERRSNKDMDYLANWGQSTVESLLESSAYQDSLNVFASGGVRTPLDVVKSLALGAKAVGMSRPFLNQVENGGITTTIEYVESFIEHTKSIMTMLNARDISELKQSKFVFDHKLMSWIEQRGLDIHRG is encoded by the coding sequence ATGAGTGACTTTCAAAGAGAACAGAGGAAAAATGAACATGTTGAAATAGCAATGGCTCAAAGTGATGCACCTCAATCAGACTTTGATCGAGTAAGATTCGTGCATCATTCAATCCCTAACATAAATGTAGATGAAGTAGACTTAACAAGTCGAACAACAGATTTTGATATGACATATCCAATTTATATCAATGCGATGACAGGCGGCAGTGAATGGACAAAACAAATTAATGCGAAACTTGCAGTTGTCGCTAGAGAAACTGGATTAGCAATGGCTGTAGGCTCTACACATGCCGCTTTGAGAAATCCTAAAATGGCGGAATCATTCAGTATTGCACGTCAAACCAACCCAGAAGGTATAATTTTTAGTAATGTTGGTGCCGATGTTCCTGTAGATAAAGCCGTAGAAGCGGTTAGTTTATTAGATGCACAGGCTTTACAAATTCATGTGAATGCACCACAAGAACTTGTGATGCCTGAAGGAAATCGTGAATTCTCGACTTGGTTAGATAATGTAGCAGCTATTGTTCAACGTGTTGATGTTCCAGTTATTATTAAAGAAGTTGGCTTCGGCATGAGCAAAGAACTATATAAAGATTTAATTGATGTTGGTGTTACATACGTTGATGTAAGTGGTAAAGGTGGAACAAACTTTGTCACAATTGAAAATGAGCGTCGTTCAAATAAAGATATGGATTATCTTGCAAATTGGGGACAGTCAACTGTAGAGTCATTGCTTGAAAGTTCTGCTTATCAAGATTCACTTAATGTCTTTGCTAGTGGTGGTGTACGTACTCCTCTAGATGTTGTTAAGAGCCTAGCATTAGGTGCTAAAGCTGTAGGTATGTCTCGACCATTTTTAAATCAAGTTGAAAATGGGGGCATTACGACAACGATTGAGTATGTTGAGTCATTTATTGAACATACGAAATCAATTATGACAATGTTAAATGCACGAGATATTAGTGAATTAAAACAAAGTAAGTTCGTTTTCGACCATAAGTTAATGTCATGGATTGAACAACGTGGTTTAGACATTCATAGAGGGTAA
- the corA gene encoding magnesium/cobalt transporter CorA, giving the protein MTMTIRYQTKNQSLTQVDSVKEIPETATIVWFDFENATQAENDYLISQFEFNYLELEDAITGVPRVKYKSYESYQYLVFHSMYKDDFSPISLNVFLSEKVLVTYHHKHFESLNEVAKMNAQHHEPDLDCADIVIHILDMMVDKYFEFVYTIEDKTYNFEDAHVDDTQSKKIMDNVFQIKSDLIKIKRVLFPMQELVNTIKTEGNLIVDSKHSMYIQHIDDHLIKQNNIIRTSQEMANEIRENFESYSSFRMNSIMQVLTLVSVIFSPLTFIAGVYGMNFEYMPELKWQYSYPICMIVMLIIAIALIIFFKRKKWF; this is encoded by the coding sequence ATGACTATGACAATTCGATATCAAACTAAAAATCAATCGCTCACTCAAGTTGATAGTGTGAAGGAGATTCCTGAAACAGCAACAATTGTATGGTTTGATTTTGAAAATGCAACACAAGCAGAGAATGATTATTTAATAAGTCAATTTGAATTTAACTATTTAGAGTTAGAAGACGCCATTACAGGTGTGCCACGTGTAAAATATAAATCCTATGAATCATATCAATATTTAGTATTTCACAGTATGTACAAAGATGATTTTTCTCCAATTTCTTTAAATGTATTTTTAAGTGAGAAAGTACTTGTTACATATCACCACAAACATTTTGAATCGTTAAATGAAGTGGCTAAAATGAATGCACAACATCATGAACCAGACTTGGATTGTGCAGATATAGTGATACATATTTTAGATATGATGGTTGATAAATATTTTGAATTCGTTTATACAATTGAGGATAAAACATATAACTTTGAAGATGCACATGTAGATGATACTCAAAGTAAAAAAATAATGGATAATGTTTTTCAAATTAAATCTGATTTAATCAAAATTAAAAGGGTATTATTCCCTATGCAAGAATTAGTTAATACAATTAAAACTGAAGGTAATTTGATTGTAGATAGTAAGCATTCGATGTATATTCAACATATCGATGACCATCTAATAAAGCAAAATAATATCATAAGAACATCACAGGAGATGGCTAATGAAATAAGAGAAAATTTCGAATCTTATTCATCATTTCGAATGAATAGTATCATGCAAGTATTAACATTGGTTTCAGTCATATTCTCACCTTTAACATTTATTGCAGGTGTCTATGGCATGAATTTCGAATATATGCCAGAACTTAAATGGCAATATAGTTATCCAATTTGTATGATCGTCATGTTAATTATAGCTATTGCATTGATTATCTTTTTCAAAAGAAAAAAATGGTTCTAA
- a CDS encoding aldose epimerase family protein has protein sequence MIVEVEKQRHGIDLIKIDNDETNIVFTNFGARIVSWKYHDNNIVLGNRVEADEFYPSNPYHFGATIGRYAGRIGNAKFHLNDEEYQLEANNNVHHLHGGSNGLDKRLFNYDIQDNITNIKVTFTVQLKSMEDGYPGDMTIKVIHTYDVEHRWTVEYEAKTNRDTLFNPTNHVYFNLNRDNNVIDNHKIKSEQLNMYPIDRNNLIENTSSIDLLAIFKTNSISFSDIFNSDNELLKEQIGSRNGLDHPFDVGNQQFFIENDEFQLDVTSSMPNVVIYTFNDTKDWDSDFNIYKPNSGISLETQFLPNDINLYGNKANSILKANEHFYSKTTYHISEK, from the coding sequence ATGATAGTTGAAGTAGAAAAGCAAAGACATGGTATTGACTTAATTAAAATTGACAACGATGAAACCAATATTGTATTCACAAATTTCGGTGCGCGCATCGTATCATGGAAGTACCATGATAACAACATTGTATTAGGCAATAGAGTTGAAGCGGATGAGTTTTATCCATCAAATCCGTATCATTTCGGTGCTACTATCGGTCGCTATGCTGGACGTATTGGAAATGCCAAATTTCATTTGAACGATGAGGAATATCAATTAGAAGCTAATAATAACGTACATCACCTTCATGGTGGTAGTAATGGTTTAGATAAAAGACTTTTTAATTACGACATTCAAGATAATATCACGAATATTAAGGTTACTTTTACAGTTCAACTAAAGTCAATGGAAGATGGGTATCCAGGGGATATGACTATTAAAGTGATACATACTTATGACGTCGAACACCGTTGGACAGTAGAATATGAAGCAAAGACAAATCGAGATACATTATTTAATCCAACTAATCATGTTTATTTTAATTTGAATAGAGACAATAATGTTATAGATAATCATAAAATTAAGAGTGAGCAATTAAATATGTATCCAATTGATCGAAACAATCTTATTGAAAATACTAGTTCAATTGATTTGTTAGCTATTTTTAAAACAAACAGTATATCTTTTAGTGATATTTTTAACTCTGATAATGAACTACTTAAAGAGCAAATTGGTTCAAGAAATGGATTAGATCACCCTTTTGATGTTGGAAATCAACAATTTTTCATTGAAAATGATGAGTTTCAATTAGATGTTACGTCATCTATGCCAAACGTTGTCATCTATACATTTAATGATACGAAAGATTGGGATAGTGATTTTAATATTTATAAACCAAATTCAGGTATATCCCTAGAAACACAATTTTTACCTAATGATATTAATTTGTATGGTAATAAAGCAAACTCTATTTTAAAAGCTAACGAGCATTTTTATTCTAAAACAACTTATCATATATCAGAAAAATAA
- a CDS encoding HlyD family secretion protein — translation MKKMVLINIITIVVLVVVGIVGFYLYHNATSFVTTDNAKVDGEQIQISSPTSGQVKSLDVKQGDKVKKGDKVAEVSGQSQSGESQTMDIKMPQNGTIVKTSGIEGSVAQAGSPIAYAYNLDDLYITANIDEKDVSSVEKGDKVDVTIDGEDSDVDGKVEEVGQATAASFSLMPSSNTDGNYTKVSQVVPVKISLDSAPSKNVVPGMNAEVKIHKD, via the coding sequence ATGAAGAAAATGGTGTTAATTAATATCATCACAATCGTTGTTCTAGTTGTAGTTGGTATTGTAGGTTTCTACTTATATCATAATGCTACAAGCTTTGTAACAACTGATAATGCCAAAGTTGATGGAGAACAAATTCAAATCTCTAGCCCAACTTCAGGTCAAGTTAAATCTCTTGATGTAAAACAAGGGGACAAAGTTAAAAAAGGTGACAAAGTAGCAGAAGTTAGTGGTCAAAGCCAAAGCGGTGAGTCACAAACAATGGATATCAAAATGCCACAAAACGGAACTATCGTTAAAACAAGTGGTATAGAAGGTTCAGTTGCACAAGCAGGTTCACCAATTGCTTATGCTTACAATTTAGATGATTTATATATTACAGCAAATATTGACGAAAAAGATGTTAGCAGTGTAGAAAAAGGCGACAAAGTTGACGTAACAATCGACGGTGAAGATTCTGACGTTGACGGTAAAGTTGAAGAAGTAGGCCAAGCAACTGCAGCTAGCTTCTCATTAATGCCATCATCTAACACTGACGGTAACTACACTAAAGTATCTCAAGTAGTACCAGTTAAAATTTCTTTAGATTCTGCACCATCTAAAAATGTTGTTCCTGGAATGAACGCTGAAGTAAAAATTCATAAAGACTAA
- a CDS encoding alpha/beta hydrolase fold domain-containing protein, whose product MRSHMVNRIINRYLLHNRSIMFDNDSDFDKFMDKRKDINQAKHKQPSSLNVKSNLDKLSHDDMQVFRFNFRHETKKKILYIHGGYNTLQPSPFHWRFMDKLALSTLYEVVLPIYPKAPEHHIQDTFKAIDGIYQSLLEEVDAKHIVIMGDGTGGALALSYVQQLVANNQPLPNKVYLLSPMLDATLTNPEITEDLSNKDRFVNKDGLQRIFNVWTQGEALANPLISPIYGQIHDLPPIVIFGGGREIYHPDMKRFVYNLEEKGQPVQFFEYPKMFHDFPLFPIHESHKVIKQITKTIDA is encoded by the coding sequence ATGAGATCACATATGGTTAATCGAATCATCAATCGATACTTACTGCACAATCGTTCAATAATGTTTGATAATGATTCAGATTTCGATAAGTTCATGGATAAAAGAAAAGATATTAATCAAGCGAAGCATAAGCAACCTTCAAGTTTAAATGTTAAATCTAATTTAGATAAGTTGTCACACGATGATATGCAAGTATTTAGATTTAATTTTCGTCATGAAACAAAAAAGAAAATTCTCTATATTCATGGCGGTTATAATACGTTACAACCCTCACCATTTCATTGGAGATTTATGGACAAACTTGCACTTAGTACGCTTTATGAAGTTGTGTTGCCAATTTATCCTAAAGCACCAGAACACCATATTCAAGACACATTTAAAGCAATCGATGGGATATATCAATCTTTATTAGAAGAAGTGGATGCCAAACATATCGTTATTATGGGAGATGGTACTGGGGGGGCATTAGCACTAAGTTACGTTCAACAACTTGTGGCTAATAATCAACCATTACCTAATAAAGTTTATTTACTTTCACCAATGTTGGATGCAACATTGACTAATCCTGAAATTACTGAGGATTTAAGCAATAAAGACCGTTTCGTCAACAAGGATGGCTTACAACGTATATTCAATGTATGGACGCAAGGAGAAGCACTAGCTAATCCATTAATATCACCAATTTATGGACAAATACACGATTTACCACCTATCGTTATATTCGGTGGTGGCAGAGAAATTTATCATCCAGATATGAAGCGTTTTGTATATAATTTGGAGGAAAAGGGACAACCAGTTCAATTCTTTGAGTATCCGAAAATGTTCCATGATTTCCCTTTATTCCCTATACATGAGTCACACAAAGTAATTAAACAAATTACTAAGACGATTGATGCATAA
- a CDS encoding DHA2 family efflux MFS transporter permease subunit: MTTTFIVGYIVLAVILVGLVNVLVLKSRKKRKNQAKGQHVNEESKSQSNPSKFKISDLDRDKVSNHTQDSQRDDDKQRHMNSEDRHIENDKRKNHFENEQDQQDHASEQIHPEQKQASHSLHYSDDATEDDKQDDDVNNQHLPKDSIYEPINPDSQEGRVNERIKKQKEDFVFGEGITRNKILAAMLFGMFIAILNQTLLNVALPKINTEFNISASTGQWLMTGFMLVNGILIPISAFLFNKYSYRKLFIIALLLFTIGSLVCALSNNFPMMMGGRVLQAIGAGVLMPLGSNVIVTIFPPEKRGVAMGTMGIAMILAPAIGPTLSGYIVQNYHWNVMFYGMFFLGIAAMIFGYFWFRLYQRTTNPRADYQGIVYSTIGFGALLYGFSEAGNKGWGSAEIVTMFIIGAIFIAAFVIRELTMRAPMLNLEVLKSSTFTLTTIINMVVMMSLFGGMILLPIYLQNLRGFSALDSGLLLLPGSLVMGILGPITGKLLDTIGLKPLALFGIAVMAYGTWELTKLNMDTPYLHIMSIYVIRSFGMAFVMMPLMTAAINALPPRLISHGNAFLNTMRQLAGSIGTAILVTVMTTQTTNHVGAFTDELDKTNPVIQDHVRQMAAQYGGQSEAVQAILKYVNQLAYIEGINDAFWIATGLAVLAFILSLFLKGKKGADAEHERMMHAESNKFK; the protein is encoded by the coding sequence ATGACAACGACCTTCATTGTTGGATATATTGTTTTAGCGGTCATTTTAGTTGGTTTAGTTAACGTTCTTGTGTTGAAATCACGTAAAAAACGTAAGAACCAAGCTAAGGGACAACACGTAAATGAAGAATCTAAAAGTCAAAGTAATCCATCTAAATTTAAAATCAGTGACTTAGACCGAGATAAAGTGTCGAATCACACGCAAGATTCTCAAAGAGACGATGATAAACAGCGTCACATGAACTCTGAAGATAGACACATTGAAAATGATAAACGAAAAAATCATTTCGAGAATGAACAAGATCAGCAAGATCATGCATCAGAGCAAATACATCCTGAGCAAAAGCAAGCATCACATTCCTTACATTATTCTGATGATGCTACTGAGGATGACAAACAAGATGATGATGTAAACAATCAACATCTACCTAAGGATTCAATTTATGAACCTATTAATCCTGATTCTCAAGAAGGACGTGTAAACGAACGTATTAAGAAACAAAAAGAAGATTTTGTTTTTGGAGAAGGGATTACAAGAAATAAAATTTTAGCAGCAATGCTATTTGGTATGTTTATAGCCATCTTAAACCAAACGTTATTAAACGTTGCATTGCCTAAGATTAATACAGAATTCAATATTTCTGCGTCAACTGGACAATGGTTGATGACAGGATTCATGTTAGTAAATGGTATTTTAATTCCAATAAGTGCATTCTTATTTAATAAATACTCTTATCGTAAGTTATTTATTATTGCACTTTTATTATTTACTATTGGTTCACTAGTCTGTGCACTTTCTAATAACTTCCCTATGATGATGGGTGGACGTGTACTACAAGCCATTGGTGCTGGTGTATTAATGCCATTAGGTTCTAACGTAATCGTTACAATTTTCCCACCAGAAAAACGTGGCGTTGCAATGGGAACGATGGGTATAGCAATGATATTGGCGCCAGCTATTGGACCAACTTTATCAGGTTACATCGTTCAAAATTATCATTGGAACGTTATGTTCTATGGTATGTTCTTCCTAGGAATTGCTGCAATGATATTTGGCTATTTCTGGTTCAGATTGTATCAAAGAACAACAAATCCAAGAGCCGACTATCAAGGTATCGTCTACAGTACGATTGGATTTGGTGCACTATTATACGGATTCAGTGAAGCCGGTAATAAAGGTTGGGGTTCAGCTGAAATCGTAACGATGTTCATAATTGGTGCGATATTCATTGCTGCATTCGTCATTCGTGAATTAACAATGAGAGCGCCAATGTTAAATCTTGAAGTGTTGAAATCATCAACATTTACACTAACAACTATTATTAACATGGTTGTTATGATGAGCTTATTCGGTGGTATGATTTTATTACCTATCTACTTACAAAATTTACGTGGTTTCTCAGCACTTGATTCAGGACTGTTATTACTTCCTGGTTCATTAGTGATGGGTATATTAGGACCAATCACTGGTAAGCTACTTGATACTATTGGTTTAAAACCTTTAGCATTGTTTGGTATAGCTGTAATGGCCTACGGAACATGGGAACTTACTAAATTAAATATGGATACACCATATCTTCATATAATGAGTATTTATGTGATTCGATCATTCGGTATGGCGTTTGTAATGATGCCACTTATGACAGCTGCCATTAACGCACTGCCACCAAGACTCATTTCTCATGGTAATGCATTCCTAAACACGATGAGACAATTAGCTGGTTCAATTGGTACTGCGATTCTTGTTACTGTTATGACAACGCAGACAACAAATCATGTTGGTGCGTTTACTGATGAATTAGATAAAACAAACCCTGTGATCCAAGACCACGTCCGTCAAATGGCGGCACAATATGGTGGTCAATCTGAAGCAGTACAAGCTATCTTAAAATACGTAAATCAGCTTGCATATATCGAAGGCATTAACGATGCATTCTGGATTGCCACTGGATTAGCAGTCTTAGCATTTATTTTAAGTTTATTCTTAAAAGGTAAAAAAGGTGCTGATGCAGAACATGAAAGAATGATGCATGCAGAAAGTAATAAATTTAAATAA
- the gltS gene encoding sodium/glutamate symporter, whose amino-acid sequence MEIDAVTTLCLACLLFLLGEFVVKHVSFLQRICIPPPVIGGLLFAILVAVLDTLNIIQIKLDASFIQDFFMMVFFTTIGLGASFKLFKIGGKVLILYFVCCAFLAICQNFIGISLAKVLHIKPLLGLTAGSMSMEGGHGNAAAYGKTLEESFNIDSAITAALAAATLGLVFGGLVGGPLVKALIKRYNLKPENSDDSFKDYSKVESNEVLHRKYQPTQVFFIQLTIIALCMSVGTWIGDQFSNLTGQSLPMYVGSMFVAVAIRNVSEYANIQLIDLKLNDQIGDVALGLFLALALMSIQLTQVYSLALPLIAIVLVQVVFISLFAFFILFRVLGKDYDAAVMAGGFIGHGLGATPNAMANLDVITKKYGSSPKSYLVVPIVGAFLIDLAGVPIVMGFMNIFGN is encoded by the coding sequence ATGGAAATAGATGCGGTCACAACACTATGTCTTGCCTGTCTTTTATTTTTACTGGGTGAATTCGTCGTCAAGCACGTTTCATTTTTACAAAGAATTTGTATACCACCTCCCGTTATAGGAGGATTATTATTTGCAATTCTAGTTGCAGTCTTAGATACTTTAAATATTATTCAAATTAAATTAGATGCTAGCTTTATTCAAGATTTCTTCATGATGGTATTCTTCACTACCATTGGATTAGGTGCATCATTTAAATTATTTAAAATTGGTGGAAAGGTATTAATACTTTACTTTGTATGTTGTGCATTTCTGGCAATATGTCAAAATTTCATTGGTATCTCATTAGCTAAAGTATTACATATTAAACCATTGTTAGGTTTAACAGCTGGTTCAATGTCAATGGAAGGAGGACATGGGAATGCAGCGGCTTATGGTAAAACGCTCGAAGAAAGTTTTAATATTGATTCAGCTATCACAGCTGCACTTGCAGCAGCAACTTTAGGCTTAGTATTTGGTGGATTAGTTGGTGGACCTTTAGTAAAGGCACTTATTAAACGCTATAACTTAAAACCTGAAAATAGCGATGACTCGTTTAAAGATTATAGTAAAGTTGAATCTAACGAAGTGCTACATCGTAAATATCAACCTACACAAGTATTTTTTATCCAATTAACAATCATTGCACTGTGCATGTCAGTAGGTACATGGATAGGCGATCAATTTTCTAATTTAACTGGTCAAAGTTTACCTATGTATGTAGGCTCAATGTTTGTAGCAGTTGCAATTCGAAATGTATCAGAATATGCGAACATACAACTCATCGATTTGAAACTGAATGATCAAATTGGTGATGTGGCTCTAGGCTTATTCTTAGCACTAGCACTGATGAGTATTCAACTTACTCAAGTGTATTCACTTGCATTACCTCTTATCGCTATCGTTTTAGTTCAAGTCGTATTCATTTCATTATTTGCATTCTTTATACTATTTAGAGTGCTTGGTAAAGACTATGATGCCGCTGTTATGGCTGGTGGATTTATAGGTCATGGTTTAGGGGCTACACCAAACGCGATGGCAAATTTAGATGTAATTACTAAAAAATATGGTAGTTCACCAAAATCATATCTTGTCGTTCCTATAGTTGGAGCCTTCTTAATTGACTTAGCAGGTGTACCTATCGTTATGGGCTTTATGAATATTTTTGGAAACTAA
- a CDS encoding thioesterase family protein, whose product MSNPVIINKVVEANQIDHNNHMHDSEYNKVFSEAVNEFNYTHGLSLKEREVLQYTMFTLEEHTTYLAELSLNSTYRIEVYIYDYDYKRVHFFLMLYTDEDELAATNEVIMMGIDSNKRKSAPFPSDYHQNIANYYNQQGTNDWPKQLGHQIGIPKKEN is encoded by the coding sequence ATGAGTAATCCTGTAATTATTAATAAAGTGGTAGAAGCAAATCAAATTGATCATAACAATCACATGCATGACTCAGAATATAATAAAGTGTTTAGTGAAGCTGTAAATGAATTTAACTACACGCATGGACTTTCTTTAAAGGAACGTGAGGTACTTCAATACACAATGTTCACTTTAGAAGAACATACGACGTACCTAGCAGAGTTATCACTCAATTCAACTTACCGAATCGAAGTTTATATCTATGATTATGATTATAAGCGTGTACATTTCTTTTTAATGCTTTATACAGATGAAGATGAACTTGCTGCAACTAACGAAGTTATCATGATGGGAATTGATAGTAACAAACGTAAGTCTGCTCCTTTTCCAAGTGATTATCATCAAAACATTGCTAATTATTATAATCAACAAGGTACTAATGATTGGCCTAAACAATTAGGTCATCAAATAGGAATACCTAAAAAGGAGAACTAA
- a CDS encoding TetR/AcrR family transcriptional regulator has product MKQNAKYKIIKSLIDLLEIYPFENISIKMICANSNVNRSTFYDHFQDKFDLLSKIQNYHLNKYEHLLKAFSFNFDNIKKNPEKVYKFFHIILKYIYRKKAFYHAIFISHPNKELVMEYIDITKQYYTRILGENNTTIQNVPFFITYTMSGQIGVILNWLRLGCQENPDEVASALLANTLKVQR; this is encoded by the coding sequence ATGAAGCAAAATGCTAAATATAAAATTATAAAAAGTTTAATTGATTTATTAGAAATTTATCCCTTCGAAAATATATCTATAAAGATGATTTGCGCAAATAGTAATGTCAATCGGTCAACTTTCTATGATCACTTTCAAGATAAATTTGACTTGCTATCAAAAATCCAAAATTATCATTTGAATAAATACGAACACTTACTTAAAGCATTCTCTTTTAATTTTGATAATATTAAAAAAAATCCTGAAAAAGTATATAAATTCTTCCATATTATTCTGAAATATATATATAGAAAAAAAGCATTTTACCATGCTATTTTTATTTCTCATCCAAATAAAGAATTAGTTATGGAATATATTGATATTACGAAACAGTATTACACGAGAATTTTAGGAGAAAATAATACGACCATTCAAAACGTGCCTTTTTTTATAACTTATACAATGAGTGGTCAAATAGGTGTCATTTTAAATTGGTTAAGATTAGGGTGTCAAGAAAACCCGGATGAAGTAGCAAGTGCATTACTAGCTAACACACTAAAAGTTCAAAGATAG
- a CDS encoding DNA-3-methyladenine glycosylase: MDFVSRPTTETAKALLGVKVIYEDEFQTYSGYIVETEAYLGFTDRAAHGFRGKQTPKVTSLYKRGGTIYGHVMHTHLLVNFVTQNEGVPEGVLIRAIEPLDGIEMMKHNRNKSGYELTNGPGKWTKAFNIPRAIDGATLNDCRLSIDTKHRKYPRDIVESARIGIPNKGDWTNKPLRYTVKGNPFVSHIRKSDCLNPDETWK; encoded by the coding sequence GTGGATTTTGTATCAAGACCAACGACTGAAACCGCTAAAGCGTTATTAGGTGTCAAAGTCATATATGAAGACGAATTTCAAACGTATAGTGGCTATATTGTTGAAACAGAAGCTTATTTAGGTTTTACAGATCGAGCAGCTCATGGATTTAGAGGTAAGCAAACGCCAAAAGTGACTTCACTTTATAAAAGAGGCGGCACCATTTACGGACATGTGATGCACACACATCTATTAGTGAATTTCGTAACTCAAAACGAAGGTGTCCCTGAAGGAGTACTGATTCGAGCTATTGAACCTTTAGATGGCATTGAAATGATGAAACATAATCGTAATAAGTCAGGATATGAATTAACAAACGGACCCGGAAAATGGACAAAAGCATTTAATATACCTAGAGCAATTGATGGCGCCACATTGAATGATTGTCGCTTATCCATTGATACTAAACATCGTAAATACCCTAGGGATATTGTTGAAAGTGCTAGAATTGGCATACCGAATAAAGGCGACTGGACTAATAAACCGCTACGATACACGGTTAAAGGTAATCCATTTGTGTCACATATACGTAAATCAGACTGCCTCAATCCAGATGAAACTTGGAAATAA